The sequence GAACGTCCGTAATGCTGATACATTGCCGAGGTCCACAAACTCTGTCACATacctgggggaaaaaaacagcagtCATTCTCCAAGAGAGCTCAGTTCTTTAAAATAGTGCAAAAAGTGTGTGCACTGATTTAAGTTCATGCAAAGTTATGATCCTTTTGACTCACACCTCAGACATGTGAGACTTATACACACTTATACACATAGTAAACTTTCGtctattaaaagcattttttctaTGAAttgaaaaaagctaaaaaataaaataaaataaatattagatgaaataaTTTAACTAAAAGAATATTAGAAATATTGCCAGACCAACCAACTGAAATTTTAAGTTGAAACTTTCAGGAACTGAAAGTTTAAGTTGAAAAACTGAAAGAACAAAAACTGATACAtatgcacataacaaaattactaataaattaaaatttaaacttaaaatatactaCTATATACTACTTTCAAAATaggaataaaaactataatgtgtattattataatgtatgtatgttataacatataatatattaataatactaaaacaccAGTCTTGTTTTGTGTTAATCACCTTGTTCCTGtgggtgaaagaaaaaaaaacatcatttttttaatatctttatgcATATCATATGTAAGTTAATTAAGTACCTTCTTTACATAGTCATGACAggatataactttacacagaCAAGGCAAGTAATTAATTTATCACACTAGTTTCATGTTAACATATGTAATGGTTGTCTTGTGGCTATATTTTTGAGACtatgtaatttattgttttaccTCACTGCATTACCCCATAGACTTCTACTTTAActgctttttgttcaaaatattccCTGTGGTTATCACATTTCACACAAGCTGTATAAAACAGCATAACTTGTACTAAAACTGGAACATTCCTCAAAAATCTTTATATGCCGCCTCTTTCTCCCCACAGTATTTCACTAGTTAACAGCTTTGCCTGAGGATGTGACATTTGAAATCTACTCCATCTCCTCGAGATTTTACACAAAGAGGCACCACAATAATCTAATCAGCTGTGCTTTATTAGCTTTGACCATTTTGCTAAATTAATAACAAACAGGGTTGATATTTTGGTGTCAGTCACACACCAGCCTACTACTCTCACTGTGACAAtgtcataaataataattagtatataaataatcatataaagttaattgatttatttttgtaagagCCACAAATGTCAAGGTTTCTTGAGAAAGAGCACATCTGACATTTATCTTACCCTACAAAAGTACAGATGTAAAGCATTAAAGGAGATAAACCCTCTAAACTTTGGAAGGACAAACTAGAGCAGTTTGTTAATGAGGGGAAATGTTCGTCCTGCAGTACCCTGTCTCTCTCGTTCAGTTAATCCACTCCTCTGATTTGGTGGAGCTTTAATGCTGGATATTTAGGTCACCTGACAAATCCCGATCTGGATACCTGCATTCCTTGATTTACATCTTTCTTGGTTCCTCTATCTTTAGATTCACACTCAACTGCAGTCTCGGGTCTCAGTGGTTTGgtgttcagcaccatggacagctccATGAATAACTCTATCTCATGGGAATGTGATCTGCTGATTTCTACTTTTGTTTCTAAACCCTAGTTCATATTTCCAGtcaaatatattcacacacagcaatttgaatatgaataagaTCCAttaacatttccaaacatttcagTGAATtacaacttaaatttcagtctgctgtttacacaaataagtCACTTGAACTGTTCTCATGATCCTTTCTGGCGGTGTTTTGTAATTTATGAAACATGGTAGTGTAAGTCACTGTCcactttttagatttaaaaatgcagtataaacaataagctaaatttctccttttatgttccaggagtagaaagaaagtcatacaggattggactgatatgagggtgagtaaattatggcacagtttttatatttgtgaacaTTGTTTCAGAATGCCCAGTACTTATCCAGGATGAGAaaattaaccctgtaaagcctgacatataaaataatagttgggaatgttttttttattattattattataaatggaaCAGTGAATCAAACCtctagacaattttttttttatttttgttatgtatcatatttgatacatcaggcttttttATGGCTCATTTTATATGATATAGTTATAATATTGAGTCAAAGTAGgaaaaaaacacctcagttttattcagaggcccaatttggtgcagattctgatatttatatggccaaaaagtaagttCTGATGGCTTGTAATTtagagatctttataacagtatagcagatacttatataaaatgcacataaatatcagttgtcgCTCTGGATCTCCTAACAATGTCTTAATAAGATATTTatatgcttagttttatgatcaaaacatACATTGCAATGCAATAGAATGGTGACTGAGAGATGATcaaataaacgttcctcaaaGCCTGTTGATCATATTTGACACTCACATTTTagcatgatttttctaaaaacatgatgtctggataatcaagtaaacctactCGTGTttgtcttgaaatattactaacaatattaaagttattcttgtatttactttataaaaaattcAGTAAAGGTTTCTCAGCAAAGACACCACAAGCTGAAGCTggatgttttataaaatgatactaaaaggccttttacttgctaaaaaaagcataaacaatCAATCAGAGAACATAAGGCATGTAGTAAATTGTATACAACATTGTGTACAATCATTCCTAGTTTTTAGAAATTTgctatcaaatatgatacatggGGTTAATAAAAGCAAATGGCAAACTCACGCCATGACGATGACGCTGAAATCCAGCCAGTTCCATGGGTCTCGGAGGAAGGTGAAGGGCTCTATGCAAAACCCTCTGGCCAAGATCTTTATAAGAGACTCAAACGTGTAAATGCCAGTGAATGTATACCTGCATGAATACAAAAGCAAACAACTAATTACACTGAGTTGCGTAGCTAGCTGTGGACTTGCCGTGTAACATGCATGAAGTTCGCTCAAGGATTATTTTGACGCATGTGGTGAATCGTTAACATGCTGCATGCTCAGATTCAATCTGTTAGAAATCTATTTCATGCATGCATATGATGTTTGATGGGAGCTGGGTCATCGTGGCCTTGTATTAGGGCATCTAGAGGTATAATCAGTGAATATGGAAACTCTGGTCATCTGTTAAAAACTAGGCCACGGCTTAGACCCGGAAACCTGCGCTATGCAGCTTTAGCTTAAATTTAACACTGTTACGCTCCCATGTGAATGAGCTGCAATGCTATAGCTCTTCAAAAtataacaggaagtgacatcatggGAATGTGGCATTCCTGATGCTGCAGGCAGAATGGTGAAGATGTGACTCTTACCAATGCGGTCATCAGGACCTTAAATTAAGATGGAAACTCTTTTTAGCATTTCAGTAAAGATTCTGAAGCACTTATGAATGCTAACGTTACAGTATGTTCTTGTGCATTAAAGTCAacaataaatcagaataaatgCACACTTATTTCTCAGTAAATAtcttatttcattcagaaatgcataattttggaAGTGTTGTGAACATTTCACATTGACATTAAAATGCATGAGTGGAATTTGAGTGGAGTTTAAAATGGTGaacaaatatcaatatttacaCAGACATATTCTAGAGATTACCAAAATgatgattaattaaatattttctacaaaacagcatttgtgtgtgttttttttttttttttttttgtttgttattctgTTATggtaaaaaatactaaataattattattgtattattaatttattttatttattgttgttttgtcaaTACAGACAGACTAGtagtacattatttttaaaaaacacattacattttttcttgtttgaaataaggtaaaatgtcattgtattaatgaataattaaggTATGGCTGATgagtatcattaaaaaaagagcatGAGTGCCAATGTGTCTGTTTTTAGAGTTTAAAATGATGAACAAATAAGAATATATACAGACATCCAGAGATCACCAAAatgatgattaattattattataattaaaaaaaaaacagtttaacatttttagtgtttGTGATGTTATGGTAAAATATGTATAgatttgaattcatttattttaagttttttttttgttttgtttttttgtcaacaCAAACAGTTTAatcattcataattatttttaaaaaaaaaatgtgaccttCTTTGAAAAAATGGCAATATTAGttaataaacaaagtattttaatttttagctttAATATCTGTATTTGTTAATGATTATGGTATGAGTGACaagtttaatttagaaaaaaagagcatgtgtgcaaaatctttaaattaaatatggcCCTGTTTTTAGAGTTTCAATCAGTGAACAAATAAGAATATCTTAAAAGACATCTTCTAGAGATCACCAAAATGATGCAATAGTAgtagtaaaatacataatgtagactgtatttttaaatatgcataaacatttaaaaacagaataacGGGATTGCTTACTCTAGGTATTTGGTCCACAGCGGAGGATCCGACATGGCCATGAAGCAACAGTTTGTCAAAATTGTGCACATGATGAACAAGCTAAACAAAGTGAACAAGTTAAGAAAATGAGCAGCAGTTCAAGGTTGAGTTGAATCAAGAATGCCTGAAATATTACAGTTACTTTTCTGAAACTGAATTAAGATAGCAAAAAGCATGCAGAATAGTACTGAGAacttggactgaaggaatgctcTATAGCATTTTTCTGTTCAGCTTACTCagattatatacattattttcagttaaaaaattcTTTGCAATTCGGTACATTTTGTCTAACCCTGCCTATCACTATTGACCTCCGAGTTTAAGCATAAATTGGAAATCTGGAGATGTCAGACATCATTTATCGTATGACAGAATGACTGTGACAAGAGTTACGGATGACCTTCTGAAACATCACCCAAGTAAGTTAAATTGAGATCAAACTACACAGTAAATGAGGACTTTGCTATTATCTAGATCTACGTCATGTCTTAAAAGAAGCTTTGAAAGAAGTTGCTAGCCTGCAATATTCATGATGTCATTTCTGTTTATCATAACTGAAAATATGGAAGGATTTTCCCCCAGTGATAGGCAAGCATCTGTTCCTTTACTCTGTTTTCTGTATTCTGTATGTGAGGTTTTAATAGAGCCTGAACATGGACTCAGTGTGGGGATTTTCAGAGCCTGTGGCATTTGGGGATAACACAAGATATCGCTGGCCCTATCTGAACTGCTTATAATAAACATCCAGTCAGAGGACACGGCATAGTGTTTAAACTACAATTGTGTTGGAAAATGCTCTAAAGTCTTGCTAATATCTGGAAAATTTAGTATGGATCATGTTCCTAATAACTTAACATCATCTTATTAGcacttttgaaaactttttttctttgtaaattgcTTAAAGCATGAAAATCTACATTGTTAAAAGATTATAAGATTGTTTAAaggattattaaaatgcatttagcaaGAAAGTCAGAATAagattttctacttcaaaattgaatgttaaaataaatgttatttgaacatgaaaattgtttctacaacttttctctttttttcagtgtagaaaatgaatgtttttaaattcagattaattaaatattttttataaaacagtattttagtgTCAGtgatgttataataataaattaataatttttttttgtcaatgtaaacaaataaatgggaTAATTATTTATTGTGACCTTGTTTGAAATGATCTAAAATGTCAGTATGTTAATAATTAAAGGGAACACTAagcttttatgtattttaaaattattcatagtatattataatgcattatatcttttcataaataattgtataatgaaataataatttgttcTGTTAAAGCATTATAACAGTAGCATGGGGTGACATTGTGATACAGTCTACAATAAATCTCTGAATTGTTTCAACACAGGGCCAGACACCTGCGTGCATCATGACTGCAGACGCTCAAAACATCTGTGCATGCGGCGCGCTGTAACATGCAGCTGTCACATGATGCTAAATCACTTTCATTTGGGGAATTAGAAGAGGAATCTCAGCGGATTTGGTTGGCGATGCCAGAGAAGAACATTACAGAGCTGTTTCAGAAATGAGACCAAATCCAATAGAATTCTGATGGTAAGCATTTTAGATTTGCCTCAAAGTGTGAGCAGCTGGATATCATTTTGCTGTTGGGCCAGCTTTGGGGATTTTGATGCCTTTTGATAATAATGATTAGTTTAAGAGGCCTTATGGAAAAAATCTAACTGCTTTTTACGACGTTTTCTGataatatgaaagtgaaaaaaaaagtgaaagtgatgggacatacagccaagtatggtgacccatactcagaattcatgctctgcatttaacgcatccaaagtgcacacacacagcagtgaacacacacacaccgtgaacacacacccggagcagtgggtatcatttatgctgcagcgcccggggagcagttgggggttcagtgccttgctcaaggtcaccgagactcgaacccacaaccttagggttaggagtcaaactctctaaccattaggccacgacttccccatataaGTGGTGTTTGCCCATACAGAAGCCACCATAATGATACTACAACTACTGTAATGTTGTGGATGGCTGCTAGTGCATTGCATTTGgttcactctcaaaaaaaaagctacaaaagctgtcacttttaccttttcaaaaggtataaATACATACCCTTGAGGTACAAATACCCTTTAGGTCCttaaaggtaccaccccagtgacagcttttgtacctttttttttctgagagtatatAGTATTTAGGTGTACTAGGTGGTTGTATACTGGCCCAGGTCAAATACCTGGCTTTTAAAATGATGCTTTTGGAAACCAGATTTATAAAATGTctcacaaattaaaaaagaaatcagtgCAGCTGTGCTTCTAGAGAAGCTTGTGGTCTTAGGGTCTGATATCAGTGCAAGCTATTAAACACAAATCAGAAGCACGGCTGTAAACAGACCAAATCTCTCTGTAATTCTCCAAgcaatatacatgcacacatagaGAAAAGTTCTTCTAAGAGGCAGTGGAAGGATATGAATGGACTAGGATTCTTATGGCGATTCTTCTGATGCAGTCAAACGGAGTGAATATGTAGAGCGCAGATGTGGCACTGAAGCGGAAGATGGCTTTTCCCTTGTTAAGTACTATAAAGGTCTgtaaaaagagagacaaaaaaggaaaacagtCAGTCTGGACACATGAAATGTCACTTTTCTGCTGTTATAGACataatattgttcaaaagttttttaagtacagtatattgatacttttattcagcaaggatgcattaaattgattaaaagcaacagtaaatatatttataatgttacagatttctattttaaataaatactagtCTTTTCAaacttactattcatcaaagtttccacaaaaaatatgaagcagaatactgttttcaacattgatgatgaattaatgtttcttaatcagcaaatcagcatattagaatgatttccgaaggatcatgtgacactgatgactggactaatgatgctgacCTGAAAACAGGTAttctaaatagtaataatatttcaaaatgttgtttttattatatttttgttcaaattattacagttttgtttGGTATATTCTTTCAAAAtcgtttaaaataattattaccgacccccaaacttttgaacagtaggtTTTGAACAGTATGATGTTTAAATAATCCAACAAGGCAAGGTTAGACTAAAAGAGAAAGTGTAAATGTTCAGTTAGGTACAATATTTCAATCATACCGATATATCATATTACATCAGTGACCATATTGaccaatattattgtttttaaatgatctgCATCAGACATGCAATATTAGAAGTAGATAATCACATGGATGCCtgtaatacttgattctgattggtcagtcagtCTTCTACTGGCAATTATGTTAGTGTAGTATACACTAGtgtatacactgtaaaattatattttttcctgtgtacaaatatttaaacattcttcaattaagatttttacagacatttacagAATACAGACATTTACTTGAGAATCACATATTACCCCAATGGGGTAAAGggcaaacaagattatttttcttactccaAAACTTCACATCCATTAGACCTCATTTACAGTACTTACTCCTCTTTAAGATGCACTAAAACATCTGAAGGCCGCTTGTGACCTCAGACTGACTCACCCTCTgatttttgaagtagaaagggTCGATGTCCTCCAGCGGGACTCCGACTAGTCCTGCGGGGATGTCACCAAAGATACGAGGCAGCACTTTCCCGGCCTCCAGGTCGGCGCGGGGTTTGGGCTCTTCTGTGTTCCCTGGGTCCGCCTTGTAATCCTTTGTGTTCTCGGTCCACTCTTCGCTGATCCTCTGCTCGATGGCCGCCAGAGACTCTCGAGTGTACGGTCGCAAGCCATCAGGACCCGCTGGCAAGAGCATGGTCGCCATCTTTTCATCCTGATCGTCCTGTTCTAGAAGTTATTCAAAGCTAGAGTGAGTCAGACAGGAAAATAGAGTTAGAAAGTCACTCTTTGAAGCTATGTTTACAGCACAGTGTCTGCAGGTTCAGTCCCCCTGGAGTCAGTAGGTGCTGTACTCAAGGGCTTGATGGTTTTCCCTCAGTGACTTTTAAGGTTACTAGATGTACTTACCAGGGATCAGACCTGTAATATCTGAATTCCCAGTTCACAGCGTAAACCTCCAGACTATCACAACTCTGTGAGTCTGCGAGTGCTTTATAAATGTGTTCTTCATATGTAActtaaaaaactattttggaCTGTTAAAAAGATGCATAAGatgcaaaatgtcaaaacaagt is a genomic window of Cyprinus carpio isolate SPL01 chromosome B2, ASM1834038v1, whole genome shotgun sequence containing:
- the LOC122136275 gene encoding sodium channel protein type 2 subunit alpha-like → MATMLLPAGPDGLRPYTRESLAAIEQRISEEWTENTKDYKADPGNTEEPKPRADLEAGKVLPRIFGDIPAGLVGVPLEDIDPFYFKNQRTFIVLNKGKAIFRFSATSALYIFTPFDCIRRIAIRILVHSYPSTAS